Proteins from one Mycobacterium sp. EPa45 genomic window:
- a CDS encoding family 16 glycosylhydrolase, translated as MGRDSFTPAISAGWTGGAVAALGIGAAILSGAGAAAADTSSGSGSSPSAHSAPRDSAGPVKARSARPAKAAAPGNPSTRSAATPAGAAASSPTLRAGVLTTTTPATPSSAGATTAKPDVPVTSPLPNPMAMVSAAVNAFFKQVQTSLSAAATTAAGSTGTAAPRTGPGTWGAPTRTTYFTDASVLSGWSVYTGTHPEGTRTPTALSFANGIMTITGDAQGNDEGIAWMPGQKYGGWEVRLRVPAGATNYDPVLLLWPDAENWPKGGEVDFMEMWNDPARQTVNSVLHYGPSNKQVGTSLAVDATQWHTYAVKWTSTQITTYVDGVPLFTSTNKSQFPPGAMHLCIQLDTMGPDIAAGATMEVAWAKQYSLAAVT; from the coding sequence TATCTGCGGGATGGACCGGCGGCGCGGTCGCGGCGCTCGGGATCGGTGCGGCAATTCTGTCCGGGGCCGGCGCCGCCGCTGCTGACACCTCATCGGGTTCGGGATCGTCGCCGTCCGCGCATTCGGCTCCGCGGGATTCGGCCGGCCCGGTGAAGGCCCGTTCGGCGCGGCCGGCGAAGGCTGCGGCGCCCGGTAATCCGTCGACGCGATCGGCCGCCACGCCGGCCGGTGCCGCGGCGTCGTCGCCGACCCTTCGCGCCGGGGTTCTGACAACCACGACGCCGGCGACGCCGTCGTCGGCCGGTGCCACCACCGCCAAGCCCGACGTACCGGTGACGTCGCCGCTTCCCAACCCGATGGCCATGGTGAGCGCTGCTGTCAACGCGTTCTTCAAACAGGTCCAAACCTCGTTGTCCGCGGCCGCTACGACCGCGGCCGGGTCGACCGGAACGGCGGCGCCGCGCACGGGTCCCGGCACCTGGGGAGCCCCGACGCGCACCACGTACTTCACCGACGCCTCGGTGCTGTCCGGATGGTCGGTCTATACCGGGACTCATCCGGAAGGCACACGCACGCCGACCGCGTTGTCGTTCGCCAACGGCATCATGACCATCACCGGGGACGCGCAGGGCAATGACGAGGGCATCGCGTGGATGCCGGGCCAGAAGTACGGCGGCTGGGAGGTGCGTCTGCGCGTACCCGCGGGCGCCACCAACTACGATCCCGTACTGCTGCTGTGGCCCGACGCCGAGAACTGGCCCAAGGGCGGCGAGGTCGACTTCATGGAGATGTGGAACGACCCGGCTCGCCAGACGGTCAACTCCGTTCTGCACTACGGCCCCTCCAACAAGCAGGTCGGGACCAGCTTGGCGGTCGACGCGACGCAGTGGCACACCTACGCGGTGAAGTGGACATCGACACAGATCACCACCTATGTCGACGGGGTGCCGCTGTTCACTTCGACCAACAAGTCGCAGTTCCCGCCCGGCGCCATGCACCTGTGCATCCAGTTGGACACGATGGGTCCTGACATCGCTGCCGGTGCAACGATGGAAGTCGCCTGGGCCAAGCAGTACTCGTTGGCCGCGGTCACGTGA
- a CDS encoding penicillin-binding transpeptidase domain-containing protein, whose amino-acid sequence MATCTSLATRVTGVIAVLAVVAASATLSACTPRPDGPGPAAEKYFADLTKGDTASAAQLSDKPADAQAALNEAWAGLQATHLDAQILGSRYTEDTGSVNYRFTWQLPKKRTWTYDGVLQMIRDEGNWRVRWTPTGLHPKLGEHQHFSLRADAPRRASVNELGGTDVLAPANLYRYQLDAAKAGAALMSTSRVIADQLRQFDNTLDPQRLAEQASSSSAPLDLVTLKPVDHDKVAQALDLLPGVVVTPQADLLPTDEHFAPAVIGQVKKAVIDQLDGEAGWRVVSVNQNGADIDVLHEVAPTPAPSISITLDRSVQNAAQHAVDTQGRKAMLVVIKPSTGEILGVAQNAAADADGPAATTGLYPPGSTFKIVTAGAAIDRNMATPNTLLGCPGEIDIGHRTVPNYNKFDLGTVPMSKAFANSCNTTFAELASRMPPTALTVAASQYGIGPDYTIDGLTTVTGTVPPTVNLAERTEDGFGQGKVLVTPFGMALVAATVAAGKTPSPHLIVGSQTAESGDHPPISPAMLDGLRPMMRLVVTNGTAKDINDAGDVRGKTGEAEFQGGSHAWFAGYRGDMAFAALIVGGGSSEYAVRMVKMMLQELPADYLA is encoded by the coding sequence ATGGCTACTTGCACCTCATTAGCAACACGAGTCACAGGCGTCATCGCGGTGTTGGCGGTGGTGGCGGCATCGGCGACGTTGTCGGCGTGCACCCCGCGCCCTGACGGGCCGGGGCCGGCTGCGGAGAAGTACTTCGCCGACCTCACCAAGGGGGACACCGCGTCCGCGGCCCAGCTCTCCGACAAACCGGCTGATGCGCAAGCTGCGCTCAACGAAGCGTGGGCTGGGCTGCAGGCGACTCACCTCGACGCCCAGATCCTGGGTTCGCGCTATACCGAGGACACCGGCAGCGTGAACTACCGCTTCACCTGGCAGCTGCCCAAGAAGCGGACCTGGACCTACGACGGCGTGCTGCAGATGATCCGCGACGAGGGCAACTGGCGCGTGCGCTGGACCCCCACCGGACTTCATCCCAAACTCGGTGAGCACCAACACTTCTCGCTGCGCGCCGATGCGCCGCGGCGGGCGTCGGTCAACGAGCTCGGCGGCACGGACGTACTCGCCCCGGCCAACCTCTACCGCTATCAGCTCGACGCCGCCAAGGCCGGAGCCGCGTTGATGTCCACCTCACGGGTGATCGCCGACCAACTGCGACAGTTCGACAACACCCTGGACCCACAGCGCCTCGCCGAGCAGGCCAGCTCGTCGAGCGCCCCGCTCGACCTGGTCACGCTGAAGCCCGTCGACCACGACAAGGTCGCTCAGGCGCTGGACCTGCTTCCGGGCGTCGTCGTGACCCCACAGGCTGACCTGTTGCCCACCGACGAGCACTTCGCCCCGGCCGTCATCGGTCAGGTGAAGAAGGCGGTGATCGACCAGCTCGACGGAGAAGCGGGCTGGCGAGTGGTCAGCGTCAACCAGAACGGCGCCGACATCGATGTGCTGCACGAGGTGGCGCCAACCCCCGCGCCGTCGATCTCGATCACGCTGGACCGTTCGGTGCAGAACGCCGCCCAGCACGCCGTCGACACCCAGGGCCGCAAGGCGATGCTGGTGGTTATCAAGCCCTCGACCGGTGAGATCCTCGGTGTCGCGCAGAACGCGGCGGCCGACGCCGACGGGCCGGCCGCCACGACGGGTCTGTACCCGCCAGGTTCGACCTTCAAGATCGTCACCGCCGGAGCAGCCATCGATCGCAATATGGCCACCCCCAACACCCTGCTGGGCTGCCCGGGTGAGATCGACATCGGCCATCGAACCGTCCCGAACTACAACAAGTTCGACCTCGGCACGGTCCCGATGTCCAAGGCGTTTGCGAACTCGTGCAACACCACATTCGCCGAACTCGCCAGCCGCATGCCCCCGACCGCGCTGACCGTGGCCGCCTCGCAGTACGGCATCGGCCCGGACTACACGATCGACGGGTTGACGACCGTCACCGGAACGGTGCCGCCGACGGTCAACCTCGCCGAACGCACCGAGGACGGCTTCGGCCAGGGCAAGGTCCTGGTCACTCCGTTCGGGATGGCGCTGGTGGCCGCAACCGTGGCCGCGGGCAAGACGCCCAGCCCGCACCTGATCGTCGGGAGCCAGACCGCTGAGAGCGGTGACCATCCGCCGATTTCGCCGGCCATGCTCGACGGCCTGCGCCCCATGATGCGTCTGGTGGTGACCAACGGCACCGCGAAGGACATCAACGATGCCGGCGACGTGCGCGGTAAGACGGGGGAGGCGGAGTTCCAAGGCGGCTCGCACGCGTGGTTCGCCGGCTATCGCGGCGACATGGCGTTTGCGGCGCTGATCGTGGGCGGCGGTAGTTCGGAGTACGCGGTCCGGATGGTGAAGATGATGCTGCAGGAGCTGCCCGCCGACTATCTGGCCTGA
- a CDS encoding DUF3892 domain-containing protein has product MRYQIIARRTSPSHSDDYRHVVEVQYRVDGDIKTCKREQMVNRLGRGHTAYIAGENHHSEVGVFDLFQSKALRRAKYLRSYGHDDHWNDSLLQLPTF; this is encoded by the coding sequence ATGCGCTATCAAATAATTGCCCGACGCACATCACCATCGCATAGCGACGACTATCGCCACGTCGTCGAAGTGCAGTATCGAGTCGACGGCGACATCAAGACCTGCAAGCGCGAGCAGATGGTCAACCGCCTCGGCCGCGGGCACACGGCCTATATCGCAGGCGAGAACCACCACTCCGAAGTCGGCGTCTTCGACCTGTTTCAGTCCAAGGCCCTGCGCCGGGCCAAGTATTTGCGAAGCTACGGCCACGACGACCACTGGAACGACAGCCTGTTGCAGCTGCCGACGTTCTGA
- a CDS encoding nitronate monooxygenase family protein: protein MTNRIQNLLGVTYPVVQAPMTYIARASLAAAVSEAGGLGVIETLTPQGRADLFRVRDLTDRPVGANLMIQGWKRDPSIVEVLAEADIRHVFTSAGDPALFTERLHDAGMTVVHVVGSLKGARKAVDAGVDALVVEGVEGGGFKSALGASTLVLLPLIAEQIDLPLIAAGGICDARSAAAAVVLGAEGVQMGTRMLASREAAVHANFKDAIVAADDAGTILLDLPGNPTMRVLHVGLARRVSTEGATAPLISGVTELYFEGDMEASVANTGQVSSRIGQVLPVADIVRDTWLGAQDVLTGAAARL, encoded by the coding sequence GTGACCAACCGGATTCAGAATTTGCTCGGGGTCACCTACCCCGTGGTTCAGGCGCCGATGACCTACATCGCGCGGGCTTCACTCGCCGCCGCGGTGTCCGAGGCCGGGGGACTCGGTGTCATCGAGACCCTCACCCCGCAGGGGCGCGCCGATCTGTTCCGGGTGCGTGATCTCACCGACCGTCCGGTGGGCGCCAACCTGATGATCCAGGGCTGGAAGCGAGACCCGTCGATCGTCGAGGTGTTGGCTGAAGCCGATATCCGGCACGTCTTCACGTCCGCAGGCGACCCAGCCTTGTTCACCGAGCGGCTGCACGACGCGGGGATGACGGTGGTGCACGTGGTGGGTTCGCTGAAGGGGGCCCGCAAAGCCGTCGACGCGGGAGTCGATGCGCTGGTGGTCGAAGGCGTCGAGGGCGGCGGTTTCAAGTCGGCGCTCGGCGCGTCCACCTTGGTACTGCTGCCGCTGATCGCCGAACAAATCGACCTTCCCCTGATCGCTGCCGGTGGAATCTGCGACGCCAGGTCGGCTGCGGCGGCCGTGGTGCTGGGAGCCGAGGGTGTCCAGATGGGCACCCGCATGCTGGCCAGCCGCGAAGCGGCTGTGCACGCCAACTTCAAGGACGCCATCGTCGCCGCCGACGATGCCGGGACGATTCTGCTCGACCTGCCCGGCAATCCCACGATGCGGGTGTTGCATGTCGGCCTGGCCCGCCGGGTGTCGACCGAGGGGGCCACCGCGCCGCTTATCAGCGGCGTCACCGAGCTCTACTTCGAGGGCGACATGGAAGCCAGTGTCGCCAACACCGGCCAGGTCTCGTCACGAATCGGGCAGGTCCTGCCGGTCGCCGACATCGTCCGCGACACCTGGCTGGGTGCACAGGACGTGCTCACCGGCGCCGCGGCCCGGCTCTGA
- a CDS encoding ubiquinol-cytochrome c reductase iron-sulfur subunit, with translation MSALPRRTILIGAAVAPIAACNFNTGELIAPPTIAAPGQVLAATADIPVGSGKVVGDTVVTQPTAGVFDSFVARCTHAGCTLSSVTDGTLDCPCHGSRFGLDGAVLRGPAVTPLTPVAVKVDGGNVVAS, from the coding sequence ATGAGTGCGCTGCCGCGCCGAACGATCCTGATCGGGGCCGCCGTCGCGCCGATCGCCGCCTGCAACTTCAACACCGGCGAGCTCATCGCGCCGCCGACGATCGCGGCGCCGGGCCAGGTGTTGGCCGCAACCGCGGACATCCCGGTCGGATCGGGCAAGGTCGTCGGCGACACCGTCGTCACCCAGCCGACAGCCGGGGTTTTCGATTCGTTCGTCGCCCGCTGCACCCACGCCGGCTGCACGTTGTCGTCGGTGACAGACGGCACACTCGATTGCCCGTGCCACGGCAGCCGATTCGGTCTGGACGGTGCGGTCCTGCGCGGTCCCGCGGTCACGCCACTGACTCCGGTGGCGGTCAAGGTCGACGGCGGCAACGTCGTGGCGAGCTGA
- a CDS encoding DUF1707 domain-containing protein: protein MTGIEHTPGLRVSDADRNGTLRRLHNAVALGLIDIGEFEERSAQVSAARMHSDLNALVDDLPGPGAIVTSAADRVELRGWMGSLRRHGEWTVPTRLALVRRMGSVDLDLTNARFAGPVVVIELDLVRGSLDLRLPEGASASIDDITIYAGSARDRRREPPAEGTPHVVLTGRVVMGSVNVRGPKRPLLRRH from the coding sequence ATGACTGGAATCGAGCACACCCCTGGGCTGCGGGTTTCCGACGCTGACCGCAACGGAACGCTGCGTCGGCTACACAACGCCGTCGCGCTTGGGCTCATCGATATCGGCGAATTCGAGGAGCGCTCGGCGCAGGTGTCGGCGGCGCGGATGCACTCTGATCTGAACGCATTGGTCGACGACCTGCCCGGCCCGGGTGCCATCGTCACCTCGGCCGCCGACCGGGTGGAACTGCGTGGCTGGATGGGCTCACTGAGACGGCACGGGGAGTGGACCGTGCCGACCCGGCTGGCGCTGGTACGCCGGATGGGCTCGGTCGACCTCGACCTGACCAACGCCCGGTTCGCCGGACCCGTCGTCGTGATCGAGCTCGACCTGGTGCGCGGCTCGTTGGATCTGCGGTTGCCGGAAGGCGCCAGCGCATCCATCGACGACATCACGATTTACGCCGGTAGTGCCCGCGACCGCCGTAGGGAACCTCCCGCTGAGGGCACTCCGCACGTGGTGCTCACCGGGCGGGTGGTCATGGGTTCGGTCAACGTCCGCGGTCCCAAGCGGCCGCTGCTGCGTCGCCATTAG
- the map gene encoding type I methionyl aminopeptidase: MPVRTALRPGVVSPELPVPKAIERPEYVGKSTVAEGSEPWVQTPEVIEKMRIAGRIAAGALAEAGKAVAPGVTTDELDRIAHDYMIDHGAYPSTLHYKGFPKSCCTSLNEIICHGIPDSTVVEDGDIVNIDVTAYINGVHGDTNATFLAGDVSEEHRLLVERTHEATMRAIKAVKPGRALSVVGRVIEAYANRFGYNVVRDFTGHGIGTTFHNGLVVLHYDQPDVETVLQPGMTFTIEPMINLGALDYEIWDDGWTVATKDRKWTAQFEHTLVVTEDGAEILTLAP, encoded by the coding sequence ATGCCCGTACGTACTGCACTCCGGCCCGGAGTGGTCTCACCGGAATTGCCGGTCCCCAAGGCGATCGAGCGGCCTGAATACGTCGGCAAGTCGACGGTCGCCGAAGGCAGCGAGCCGTGGGTCCAGACACCCGAGGTCATCGAGAAGATGCGCATCGCCGGGCGGATCGCCGCCGGGGCGCTGGCCGAAGCCGGTAAAGCGGTCGCGCCGGGGGTGACCACCGACGAGCTCGATCGCATCGCCCACGACTACATGATCGATCACGGTGCCTATCCCTCGACGTTGCACTACAAGGGTTTTCCGAAGTCGTGCTGCACATCGCTGAACGAGATCATCTGCCACGGTATCCCGGACTCGACCGTCGTCGAGGATGGCGACATCGTCAACATCGACGTGACCGCCTACATCAACGGCGTGCACGGCGACACCAATGCCACGTTCCTGGCCGGGGATGTCAGCGAGGAGCACCGCCTGCTGGTCGAACGCACCCACGAGGCGACGATGCGCGCCATCAAGGCCGTCAAGCCCGGCCGCGCATTGTCGGTCGTCGGCCGGGTCATCGAGGCGTACGCAAACCGGTTCGGCTACAACGTGGTTCGCGATTTCACCGGTCACGGCATCGGCACCACCTTCCACAACGGTCTGGTGGTGTTGCACTACGACCAGCCCGACGTCGAGACCGTGCTCCAGCCGGGCATGACGTTCACCATCGAGCCGATGATCAACCTCGGTGCCCTGGACTACGAGATCTGGGACGACGGCTGGACGGTGGCCACCAAGGACCGCAAGTGGACCGCACAATTCGAGCACACGCTGGTCGTCACCGAGGATGGCGCGGAAATCCTGACGCTGGCGCCCTAG
- a CDS encoding cobyric acid synthase translates to MTGGALLIAGTTSDAGKSMVVAGLCRLLARKGIRVAPFKAQNMSNNSVVTVDGGEIGRAQGMQARAAGLAPSTRFNPVLLKPGSDRTSQLIVRGHPVGTVGAADYIEHRDRLAGVVADELASLRAEFDVVLCEGAGSPAEINLRATDLANMGLARAANLPVVVVGDIDRGGLLAHLFGTVAVLSPQDQALIAGFIVNKFRGDPALLAPGLDQLAELTGRPTYGIVPYSDELWLDAEDSVSVVAGHVVGVPAPPLGEQWLRVAAIRLPRISNSTDVEALACEPGVLVRWASEAAELADADVVVIPGSKATVSDLGWLRERGLAGAITSHAHSGRPVLGICGGFQMLGRRIGDTVETSAGDVDGLGLLDADIDFAPEKVLRHWQSPLSGYEIHHGRVTRCGEDGWFYADGTVGGYVRGSVFGTHWHGLLDNDEFRRDWLATAAAAAGRSGFEVANDTRVPARRDAQLDVMADLLAEHLDVDALFSLINSGAPVRPTVSTRLHR, encoded by the coding sequence GTGACCGGCGGCGCGCTGCTGATTGCCGGCACCACCTCCGATGCCGGCAAGTCGATGGTCGTCGCCGGTTTGTGCCGGTTGTTGGCGCGCAAGGGAATTCGCGTCGCACCGTTCAAGGCGCAGAACATGAGCAACAACTCGGTGGTCACGGTCGACGGCGGCGAGATCGGCCGGGCCCAAGGCATGCAGGCGCGCGCGGCGGGCCTGGCGCCAAGCACCCGGTTCAACCCGGTGCTGCTCAAACCCGGTAGCGACCGCACGTCGCAGCTGATCGTCAGGGGTCACCCCGTCGGCACGGTCGGGGCGGCCGACTACATCGAGCACCGCGACCGTCTAGCCGGTGTGGTCGCCGACGAATTGGCATCGCTGCGAGCCGAATTCGACGTCGTGCTCTGCGAAGGCGCTGGATCGCCTGCCGAAATCAACCTACGGGCAACCGATCTGGCCAACATGGGCCTGGCGCGTGCGGCCAACCTGCCCGTCGTGGTCGTCGGCGACATCGACCGTGGTGGCCTGCTGGCCCACCTGTTCGGCACTGTCGCCGTGCTGTCACCGCAAGACCAGGCGCTGATCGCGGGCTTCATCGTCAACAAGTTCCGTGGCGACCCCGCGCTGCTGGCGCCGGGGCTCGACCAGCTCGCCGAACTCACCGGCAGACCCACCTACGGCATCGTCCCCTACAGCGACGAACTGTGGCTGGACGCCGAGGACTCGGTGTCGGTGGTGGCCGGCCACGTCGTCGGTGTTCCGGCGCCGCCGCTCGGTGAGCAGTGGCTGCGCGTGGCGGCGATCCGTCTGCCGCGCATCTCGAACTCCACCGATGTCGAGGCGCTGGCCTGCGAACCGGGGGTGCTGGTCCGGTGGGCGAGTGAGGCCGCCGAGCTGGCCGACGCCGACGTCGTCGTGATCCCGGGCAGCAAGGCCACCGTTTCGGACCTGGGCTGGCTACGCGAGCGGGGGCTGGCCGGCGCCATCACTTCGCATGCGCACTCGGGCCGTCCGGTGTTGGGCATCTGCGGCGGTTTCCAGATGCTGGGCCGGCGCATCGGGGACACCGTCGAGACCAGCGCGGGCGATGTCGACGGGCTGGGACTGCTCGACGCCGACATCGACTTCGCGCCGGAGAAGGTGCTGCGGCACTGGCAGAGTCCGTTGAGTGGCTACGAAATCCATCACGGCCGCGTGACGCGGTGCGGCGAGGACGGTTGGTTTTACGCCGACGGCACCGTCGGAGGCTACGTCCGCGGATCGGTGTTCGGCACCCACTGGCACGGCCTACTGGACAACGACGAGTTCCGGCGCGACTGGCTCGCTACCGCTGCCGCTGCCGCCGGCCGGTCCGGCTTCGAGGTTGCGAACGACACCCGTGTGCCCGCCCGCCGGGACGCCCAGCTCGACGTGATGGCCGACCTGCTGGCTGAGCACCTCGATGTCGACGCGCTGTTTTCGCTGATCAACAGCGGAGCTCCGGTGCGGCCCACGGTGAGCACCCGATTGCATCGGTAG
- a CDS encoding alpha/beta fold hydrolase: MPSTMVTVDGFPVPVSVTGPEKGPYVVLLGAAQHAPAAYDGVCQRLHTASVRTVVIGADPRLHPKAVVGILDALDVRWGILVGDRAGAELAWELAATRLDRFTGLVVIDRGHPRVPDQNGVVRDEDCPPVEINTTALVSTPAARAMARASQRYVYSDYRLVEFTGRRNAAESTAQLAAEIVLRTSTW; this comes from the coding sequence ATGCCTTCGACAATGGTGACTGTCGATGGGTTCCCCGTTCCGGTCAGTGTGACCGGCCCGGAGAAGGGCCCCTACGTCGTTCTGCTCGGTGCTGCCCAGCATGCACCGGCTGCCTACGACGGCGTCTGTCAGCGTTTGCACACGGCATCGGTCCGCACGGTTGTCATCGGCGCCGACCCTCGGCTACATCCCAAAGCGGTGGTCGGCATCCTCGACGCGCTCGACGTCCGCTGGGGAATCCTGGTGGGAGATCGCGCCGGTGCCGAGCTCGCCTGGGAGCTCGCCGCTACCCGCCTCGACCGGTTCACCGGTCTGGTCGTGATCGACCGCGGGCATCCGCGGGTTCCCGACCAGAACGGCGTCGTCCGCGATGAGGACTGCCCGCCGGTGGAGATCAACACCACCGCGCTGGTCAGCACGCCCGCTGCCCGGGCAATGGCCAGGGCCAGCCAGCGCTACGTCTATAGCGACTATCGCCTGGTGGAATTCACCGGCCGGCGTAATGCCGCGGAATCCACCGCGCAGCTGGCCGCAGAGATCGTGTTGCGCACCAGCACCTGGTGA
- the ngg gene encoding N-acetylglutaminylglutamine synthetase has protein sequence MTAHTEAITMGLHDASPQELVREMSDNTVLELGWGRLIFGQTFSDPDKLAAVLQQEEQGRRDICIYARESHVLVAKSPAELFIDPSHTYRWRLHPDDPKGPDPIGFTVRPLRDQAEADEMNRVYVRCGMVPAPTELIWNNHLHCDAVEYLVAVRDDDGSVVGTVTGVDHKRLFNDPEGGSSLWTLAVDPTASLPGIGASLTRTLAAVFRERDRAYMDLSVAYDNEAAIALYEKLGFQRVPVLAVKRKNAINEPLFTPHSETVDDLNPYARIIADEAMRRGIHIEVLDAETGEMRLSYGGRSVVTRESLSEYTSAVAMSRCDDKRLTRRIVSEAGIVVPKGRLATFDSEDHAFLAEVGDVVVKPTRGEQGKGITVGVDSAEELDAALTRARVQHPEVLIEQRAPGDDLRLVVIDGKVVAAALRKPAAIVGTGKHTIRELIETQSRRRAAATGGESRIPLDEVTEATVAEAGWSFDDVLPEGERLRVRKTANLHQGGTIHDVTAIVHPELCRVAVVAAEAIGIPVTGIDLLVPDVTRAEYVFVEANERPGLANHEPQPTAQAFVDFLFPGQPGLPQAWTPEEPPR, from the coding sequence ATGACCGCGCACACCGAGGCCATCACCATGGGGCTGCACGACGCCTCCCCGCAGGAGCTGGTCCGGGAGATGTCGGACAACACGGTGCTCGAACTGGGCTGGGGCAGGCTGATTTTCGGCCAGACTTTCTCCGACCCCGACAAGCTGGCCGCCGTGCTGCAGCAGGAGGAGCAGGGCCGCCGCGACATCTGCATCTATGCCCGAGAATCGCACGTGCTGGTGGCCAAGTCGCCGGCCGAGCTGTTCATCGACCCCAGCCATACCTACCGGTGGCGCCTGCACCCCGACGACCCCAAGGGGCCCGACCCGATCGGGTTCACCGTGCGCCCGCTGCGCGATCAGGCCGAAGCCGACGAGATGAACCGGGTGTATGTACGCTGCGGGATGGTTCCCGCCCCGACCGAACTGATCTGGAACAACCACCTGCACTGCGACGCGGTCGAGTATCTGGTCGCGGTCCGCGACGACGACGGATCGGTGGTCGGCACGGTCACCGGCGTGGACCACAAACGGCTGTTCAACGACCCCGAAGGCGGCTCGAGTCTGTGGACGCTGGCCGTCGACCCGACCGCCAGCCTGCCCGGGATCGGCGCGTCGCTCACCCGCACGCTGGCGGCCGTCTTCCGCGAGCGCGACCGCGCGTACATGGACCTGTCGGTGGCCTACGACAACGAGGCCGCGATCGCGCTGTATGAGAAGCTCGGCTTCCAGCGCGTCCCGGTGCTCGCCGTCAAACGGAAGAACGCGATCAACGAGCCGCTGTTCACCCCGCACTCGGAAACCGTCGACGACCTCAACCCGTACGCCCGCATCATCGCCGACGAAGCCATGCGGCGCGGTATCCACATCGAGGTGCTCGACGCCGAAACCGGTGAGATGCGGTTGTCGTACGGCGGGCGCAGTGTGGTGACACGGGAGTCGCTGAGCGAATACACCTCAGCCGTGGCGATGAGCCGCTGCGACGACAAACGGCTGACCCGTCGCATCGTCTCCGAGGCAGGCATCGTCGTGCCCAAAGGCAGACTCGCCACCTTCGATTCCGAGGACCACGCGTTCCTGGCGGAGGTCGGCGACGTCGTCGTCAAACCGACGCGTGGCGAACAGGGCAAGGGCATCACCGTCGGAGTGGACAGCGCCGAGGAGTTGGACGCCGCATTGACCCGGGCCCGGGTGCAACACCCGGAGGTACTGATAGAACAACGCGCTCCCGGCGACGATCTGCGGCTGGTGGTGATCGACGGCAAGGTCGTCGCGGCTGCGCTGCGGAAACCGGCCGCCATTGTCGGCACCGGCAAGCACACCATCCGCGAACTGATCGAGACCCAGAGCCGCCGCCGCGCCGCGGCCACCGGTGGCGAGTCCCGCATCCCCCTCGACGAGGTCACCGAGGCGACGGTGGCTGAGGCGGGCTGGTCGTTCGACGATGTTCTGCCCGAAGGCGAGCGGTTGCGCGTGCGCAAGACCGCAAACCTGCACCAGGGCGGCACGATTCACGACGTGACGGCGATTGTGCACCCCGAGTTGTGCCGGGTGGCCGTGGTCGCCGCCGAGGCCATCGGTATCCCGGTCACCGGTATCGATCTCCTGGTGCCCGACGTGACCCGTGCCGAGTATGTGTTCGTCGAAGCCAACGAACGTCCCGGGCTGGCCAATCACGAGCCGCAGCCGACCGCACAGGCTTTCGTCGATTTCCTGTTCCCCGGACAGCCAGGCCTACCGCAGGCCTGGACCCCGGAGGAGCCGCCGCGCTGA